A region of Maridesulfovibrio sp. DNA encodes the following proteins:
- a CDS encoding glutamine--tRNA ligase/YqeY domain fusion protein, which translates to MSDNTESNVGKNFITAIIDKDNETGKYEGRVATRFPPEPNGYLHIGHAKSICLNFGLAKDYNGTCNLRFDDTNPVKEDIEYVESIEKDVRWLGFDWEDRLHYSSDYFDQLYAFAVQLIRDGKAYVDSLSADEIREYRGSLKEPGKNSPYRDRTVEENLDLFERMKNGEFADGEHVLRAKIDMAAANVILRDPTLYRIRKARHHRTGDKWCIYPMYDFTHCISDSLERITHSICTLEFENNRALYDWTLETLGAYRPQQIEFARLNLSYTVMSKRRLIQLVEEGHVAGWDDPRMPTISGMRRRGYSPASIRNFCERIGVAKAANMVDFALLEFSVREDLNAHSNRVMGVINPIRLVIENYPEGQVEEFEVQNNPEDESAGTRKVPFSKTLYIERDDFMEDAPKKFFRLSVGREVRLRAAYYVTCNDVIKDENGEVVELRCTYDPETRGGWSNDGRKVKGTIHWVSVDHAVEAEVRLYEHLFTKENPMDNKDGSDFKDHINPDSLEVRTAYLERSLANVEPGFRCQFERIGYFCADPDSTLEKPVFNRTATLRDTWKKIANNQKK; encoded by the coding sequence ATGTCAGATAATACAGAGTCCAATGTAGGTAAAAATTTTATTACCGCGATTATTGATAAGGATAATGAAACCGGCAAATATGAAGGACGGGTGGCAACCCGCTTCCCCCCCGAACCGAACGGCTACCTGCATATAGGTCACGCCAAGTCCATCTGCCTGAATTTCGGGCTTGCCAAGGACTATAACGGAACCTGTAATTTGCGGTTTGATGACACCAACCCGGTCAAAGAAGATATCGAGTATGTGGAGTCTATCGAAAAGGATGTGCGCTGGCTCGGTTTCGACTGGGAGGACAGGCTGCATTACTCCTCCGATTATTTTGATCAGCTTTATGCTTTTGCTGTTCAGTTGATCCGGGACGGTAAGGCTTATGTTGACAGTCTAAGTGCGGATGAAATCCGTGAATACCGTGGCTCCCTCAAGGAACCGGGAAAGAACAGTCCGTATCGTGATCGTACTGTAGAAGAGAATCTTGATCTCTTCGAGCGCATGAAAAACGGTGAGTTCGCAGATGGTGAGCATGTATTGCGCGCTAAAATCGATATGGCCGCCGCCAATGTCATTCTGCGTGACCCCACTCTTTACAGGATCAGGAAAGCCCGCCATCACCGCACAGGCGACAAGTGGTGCATCTACCCCATGTACGATTTCACCCATTGCATTTCCGATTCGCTGGAAAGAATTACTCATTCCATCTGTACACTTGAATTTGAAAATAACCGCGCCCTTTACGATTGGACCCTTGAAACTCTCGGGGCTTACCGTCCGCAGCAGATTGAATTTGCAAGGCTCAACCTCAGCTACACCGTTATGAGTAAACGCCGTTTGATTCAGTTGGTGGAGGAAGGTCATGTTGCCGGCTGGGATGATCCGCGTATGCCTACTATTTCCGGTATGAGAAGGCGTGGGTATTCTCCGGCCTCAATCCGTAATTTCTGTGAACGTATCGGGGTTGCCAAGGCAGCAAATATGGTTGATTTCGCACTGCTTGAGTTCTCCGTGCGTGAAGACCTCAATGCCCATTCCAACCGGGTGATGGGTGTAATCAATCCCATCAGACTGGTCATTGAAAACTACCCTGAGGGTCAGGTTGAGGAATTCGAAGTACAGAACAATCCTGAAGACGAATCCGCCGGAACCCGCAAGGTGCCGTTCTCCAAAACTCTTTACATCGAGCGTGATGACTTCATGGAAGATGCTCCCAAGAAGTTTTTCAGGCTTTCCGTGGGGCGTGAGGTCCGTCTGCGTGCAGCGTATTATGTGACCTGCAACGATGTAATTAAAGACGAGAATGGTGAAGTCGTGGAACTCCGCTGCACTTATGACCCTGAAACACGGGGCGGTTGGTCCAACGATGGCCGTAAGGTCAAGGGAACCATCCATTGGGTTTCTGTTGACCATGCTGTTGAAGCCGAGGTCCGTCTGTACGAGCATCTTTTTACCAAAGAAAATCCCATGGACAACAAGGACGGTTCAGACTTCAAGGACCATATCAATCCTGATTCCCTTGAAGTTCGTACTGCTTATCTGGAGCGTTCTCTTGCAAATGTGGAGCCCGGATTCCGCTGTCAGTTTGAGAGAATCGGTTATTTCTGCGCCGATCCTGATTCCACTTTGGAAAAACCTGTTTTTAACAGAACAGCCACCTTACGTGATACATGGAAGAAAATTGCCAATAATCAGAAAAAGTAA
- a CDS encoding diguanylate cyclase — translation METKSSNNVFLYFVKRFFFVALLIFVVSAWGVLTQRAQYLEIVKNHEVDMVKSNISTFNTWLESGVAHTAVLAGLVAEQLNGPGDSNIKYDRIANVFSVFGSQCSGCAQLRFLSTQGMELVRVNITDGQPLRIFGQYLQDKSGRDYFQEARKLKDEVYVSRFDLNMEFGKVVVPYAPVLRLVKKIYDSSGNELGFIVVNFSGDRLFKLFRSTGAESFGRLYLLNDRGGWIVGPDETYNWKFLFKHEHGLMRDEFPNEWSEIKGQEHGQFSAGSGVYTFDSLNSNSFYYELRQDVVFNEGWKVVSLVPEEALVVPRRNLLLSLLGFLFLLVGYLFWRQTSMIVASEDIRTALEESEKRFMDVADAAGEFIWETGPDGSFVFVTGRAEDVLGYSAEELIGRSPFDFVDEESSWDVRKEFLDAAQFGHSFRGLVFKFVNRDGRKIWLEFNGVPLFDAAGTVTGFRGATSDISAQKKALQDLQDREDMLQSISDSVQDALVLMDENGLVHFWNPAAEKIFGFSAEEMLGESLQCCFFAEDNLAPDGERGDGEYIDGLLSSYGSFTVNVRRKGGEVFPAEVLLSPLRRDEQWWVVGTFRDVTERKEAEDKLRKLATTDPLTGLYNRRFFMESAEDALERSCRYGRDLSLLMLDIDFFKNVNDMYGHDAGDDVLKALSNTGLKILRNIDVFGRIGGEEFSILLPDTGLEGAKQVAERLRAEIEAKVMNTRSGPLKITVSIGVATYNDKTDTLENLLKAADIGLYAAKEAGRNQVKIQLTPEN, via the coding sequence ATGGAAACAAAAAGCTCCAACAATGTTTTTCTCTATTTCGTTAAGAGATTTTTCTTTGTCGCTCTGCTGATATTTGTGGTCTCAGCCTGGGGTGTCCTTACACAACGGGCCCAGTATCTTGAGATTGTAAAAAATCATGAAGTGGACATGGTTAAAAGTAATATTTCCACCTTCAACACATGGCTTGAATCAGGGGTTGCGCATACCGCGGTCCTTGCGGGGTTGGTTGCAGAGCAGTTGAATGGACCGGGTGACAGCAATATTAAATATGACAGGATTGCGAATGTTTTTTCGGTGTTCGGTTCACAGTGCAGCGGTTGCGCTCAGCTGCGTTTTCTTTCCACCCAAGGTATGGAGTTGGTCCGGGTAAATATTACTGACGGTCAGCCGCTCAGGATTTTTGGGCAATATCTGCAGGATAAGAGTGGCCGGGATTACTTTCAGGAGGCCCGGAAGCTCAAGGACGAAGTGTATGTCTCCCGTTTCGATTTGAATATGGAGTTCGGAAAGGTTGTTGTTCCCTATGCTCCTGTGCTCCGGCTGGTTAAGAAAATTTATGACAGCAGTGGCAATGAGTTGGGATTCATTGTCGTTAACTTTTCCGGTGACCGTCTGTTCAAGCTTTTCAGGTCAACCGGGGCTGAATCCTTCGGCCGTCTTTATCTGCTAAACGACAGGGGCGGCTGGATTGTCGGTCCCGATGAGACTTATAACTGGAAGTTCCTTTTCAAGCATGAGCATGGTTTGATGAGGGATGAGTTTCCCAATGAATGGTCCGAAATCAAGGGGCAGGAGCATGGGCAGTTCTCCGCAGGGAGCGGAGTGTATACTTTCGATTCTTTGAACAGCAATTCATTTTATTACGAACTCCGGCAGGATGTTGTGTTTAATGAAGGCTGGAAAGTGGTTTCCCTTGTTCCTGAAGAAGCTCTTGTTGTTCCGCGTAGAAACCTTCTTCTCTCGCTGCTGGGATTCCTGTTTCTTCTGGTCGGTTATCTCTTCTGGCGTCAGACTTCCATGATTGTTGCCAGTGAAGATATTCGGACTGCACTTGAAGAAAGTGAGAAACGGTTCATGGATGTTGCGGACGCTGCGGGTGAGTTCATCTGGGAAACAGGGCCGGATGGAAGTTTTGTCTTCGTCACCGGCAGGGCTGAAGATGTGCTGGGTTATAGCGCCGAGGAGTTGATCGGTCGTTCGCCGTTCGATTTTGTGGATGAGGAATCTTCATGGGACGTGCGCAAAGAATTTTTGGATGCCGCACAGTTCGGTCATAGCTTCCGGGGATTGGTCTTCAAGTTCGTGAATCGTGATGGGCGCAAGATCTGGCTTGAGTTTAACGGTGTTCCGCTTTTTGATGCTGCCGGAACCGTGACCGGTTTCAGGGGGGCAACTTCCGATATAAGCGCCCAGAAGAAAGCCTTGCAGGATCTGCAGGACCGTGAAGATATGCTTCAAAGCATAAGTGATTCTGTTCAGGATGCATTGGTCCTGATGGACGAGAACGGTCTGGTTCATTTCTGGAATCCTGCGGCAGAGAAAATTTTTGGGTTCAGTGCCGAAGAAATGCTTGGCGAAAGCCTGCAGTGCTGTTTTTTTGCTGAGGACAATCTTGCTCCGGACGGTGAAAGAGGAGATGGTGAATATATTGACGGCCTGCTGTCCAGCTATGGTTCCTTTACAGTGAATGTGCGGCGCAAGGGCGGGGAGGTATTTCCGGCCGAGGTGCTTCTTTCCCCGCTACGCAGAGACGAGCAGTGGTGGGTGGTCGGAACTTTCAGGGATGTTACCGAGCGCAAAGAAGCTGAAGACAAGCTGCGTAAGCTGGCTACAACAGATCCTCTTACCGGTCTTTATAACCGCCGTTTCTTTATGGAAAGTGCTGAAGATGCTCTGGAACGCTCCTGCCGTTACGGGCGAGATCTTTCATTGTTGATGCTGGATATTGATTTTTTCAAGAACGTAAATGATATGTACGGTCATGATGCCGGGGATGACGTATTGAAGGCTTTATCCAATACGGGATTGAAAATCTTACGCAATATCGATGTGTTCGGCAGGATCGGAGGGGAGGAATTTTCCATTCTGCTTCCCGACACCGGGCTTGAAGGGGCTAAGCAGGTGGCTGAAAGGCTGCGTGCTGAAATTGAGGCAAAAGTAATGAATACCCGTTCCGGGCCGTTAAAAATAACTGTGAGTATCGGTGTTGCTACTTATAATGATAAGACAGACACGCTGGAAAATCTGCTCAAGGCAGCTGATATAGGTTTGTATGCGGCCAAGGAGGCCGGGCGTAATCAGGTTAAAATCCAACTCACACCTGAAAATTAG
- a CDS encoding helix-turn-helix domain-containing protein — MGSDLASGGGFFPDMEGHRGMSAEGLIKVLGREAAERLMYFWGGTRVSVPDLEELQKLKLRERILRAYDQGATPAQVAERFGISVRTAQRMRNFPIALNGSPK; from the coding sequence ATGGGGTCGGATTTAGCATCAGGAGGCGGTTTTTTTCCTGATATGGAGGGGCATCGGGGGATGTCCGCGGAAGGTTTGATTAAGGTGCTGGGACGGGAGGCTGCAGAACGTTTGATGTATTTCTGGGGGGGGACAAGGGTTTCCGTTCCCGACCTTGAGGAACTGCAGAAACTCAAGTTGCGCGAGCGTATTCTCAGGGCTTATGACCAAGGGGCTACCCCGGCGCAGGTGGCCGAGAGATTCGGCATCTCTGTCCGCACGGCTCAAAGGATGCGAAATTTTCCAATTGCGTTGAACGGGAGTCCGAAATAA
- a CDS encoding chemotaxis protein CheX translates to MNVELAKPFIKATSDILTMMAMITPKAGKPFVKKGNLANGDVTGIVGFTGSVSGSVSISFEKACAAQIVKNMLGDDIQDIVQDVKDAVGEITNMVSGQARAGLTEMGYKLQGSTPTVIMGDNHTIAHVTAGPVMAIPFTTDYGNFTIEFGFD, encoded by the coding sequence ATGAATGTAGAATTGGCTAAACCTTTTATTAAGGCAACCTCGGACATCCTTACTATGATGGCCATGATTACGCCTAAAGCGGGCAAGCCGTTTGTTAAAAAAGGTAATCTCGCCAACGGGGATGTAACAGGCATAGTCGGCTTTACAGGATCAGTAAGCGGAAGTGTCTCAATTTCTTTTGAAAAAGCATGCGCAGCACAGATCGTTAAAAACATGCTCGGCGATGATATCCAAGACATCGTTCAGGATGTAAAAGACGCTGTGGGAGAGATAACCAACATGGTTTCCGGTCAGGCAAGAGCCGGGCTCACAGAAATGGGTTACAAACTTCAAGGCTCCACCCCCACCGTCATCATGGGTGACAACCACACAATAGCCCACGTAACCGCCGGTCCGGTAATGGCTATCCCATTCACGACCGACTACGGCAATTTCACCATTGAATTCGGATTTGATTAA
- a CDS encoding phosphatidylglycerol lysyltransferase domain-containing protein, which translates to MAYSTMQPGLQHALLKHVGYISWIEINPLHMGKHAVVLSEPVAKQSDRLTLIRILEQHVDKLTLVQIGEELAKALFTQGYSVYQIGVERRGGRELSFLTRPLPKKDEEDVRFFWARREGRRLGFTGFDPIYSCGKIVGYYHNFDRICSEAVNGTSAFTLLQAIKIFQSEGKEILSLGLSPLSGMEKGYDLAGPLQILSQLFYKYGEKIYPFKGNAGHKSKFCGKKKKVYVASNAGWFKTMIAAATACGLEV; encoded by the coding sequence ATGGCATACTCAACCATGCAACCGGGATTGCAGCATGCCCTGCTGAAACATGTAGGCTATATATCATGGATTGAAATCAATCCCCTGCATATGGGAAAACACGCTGTCGTTCTTTCCGAACCTGTAGCAAAACAGTCGGACCGACTTACACTCATCAGGATTCTTGAACAGCACGTCGACAAATTAACTCTTGTCCAAATCGGAGAAGAACTTGCAAAAGCTCTTTTTACGCAAGGTTACAGCGTTTACCAGATCGGAGTGGAAAGGAGAGGTGGCAGGGAGCTTTCATTCCTGACCAGACCCCTGCCAAAAAAAGACGAAGAAGATGTCCGATTTTTCTGGGCTCGCAGAGAGGGCAGACGGCTTGGTTTTACCGGTTTTGACCCCATTTACTCCTGCGGAAAAATCGTGGGCTACTACCACAATTTCGATCGCATTTGTTCCGAAGCAGTCAACGGGACTTCCGCCTTCACATTGTTGCAGGCCATAAAAATATTTCAATCCGAGGGTAAGGAAATATTAAGCCTTGGCCTTTCCCCGCTTTCCGGTATGGAAAAGGGATACGATCTGGCCGGTCCGTTACAAATACTTTCACAACTATTCTACAAATACGGAGAAAAAATCTATCCATTCAAAGGAAACGCCGGCCACAAGTCAAAATTCTGCGGCAAAAAAAAGAAAGTCTACGTAGCAAGCAATGCGGGCTGGTTCAAAACTATGATCGCAGCAGCAACAGCTTGTGGTCTGGAAGTATGA
- a CDS encoding Hpt domain-containing protein — MLSDEKSGQELFVINDDLRELIPHFVMHQFEELEQMESSLEAGDLKEVGRLGHSLKGAAANFCLDPLCRLGMAIQDVSKLGMSDALYPLVKKYRFYLGELKIQVS; from the coding sequence ATGTTGTCTGATGAAAAGTCAGGACAGGAACTGTTCGTTATTAATGACGATCTGAGGGAATTGATTCCGCATTTTGTAATGCACCAGTTTGAGGAATTGGAGCAGATGGAAAGCAGCCTTGAGGCCGGGGATTTGAAAGAAGTCGGCCGGTTGGGACACAGTTTGAAGGGGGCTGCGGCTAATTTCTGTCTCGACCCTCTCTGCCGGTTGGGTATGGCCATTCAGGATGTTTCCAAGCTTGGAATGAGCGATGCCCTGTATCCACTTGTAAAGAAGTACCGTTTCTATCTTGGCGAGCTGAAAATTCAGGTCAGCTAG
- a CDS encoding BMP family ABC transporter substrate-binding protein, with protein MAAVCHAEDVKIGFVHSGEIINDNSFNEMAVAGLRKLQKEQHVRILTRSAGFSTEATLNAVDSLLSEGVRIVVINGASIGNRFGEIALDHPEVVFILVDSRIEGYPNIISIDYAQGKGSCLVGALCAWQSKTGRIGFIGGSELPVIKDFLNGFIKGVEYSGRKVDVMVDFVRKGESEKGFEDPQQASILAMRMYEAGADIIYAVAGLSGNGIIQAACKTGNLVVGVDSDQDYMAKGTVLTSMMKRIDVTLHKEVLAVLNGTYVPGRKVYGLADHGVELTKMKYSRHLVSPVVLEKLDELKAKLISGKINLNFSAE; from the coding sequence ATGGCAGCCGTTTGCCATGCAGAGGATGTAAAAATAGGCTTTGTTCATTCAGGAGAGATCATAAATGATAACTCTTTTAATGAAATGGCTGTTGCCGGATTGCGTAAGCTGCAGAAAGAGCAGCACGTCCGGATACTTACCCGCAGTGCCGGTTTTAGCACGGAAGCCACCCTGAATGCTGTTGACTCCCTTCTTTCAGAAGGAGTCAGGATTGTGGTTATCAATGGTGCTTCGATCGGCAACCGTTTTGGTGAAATAGCTCTTGATCATCCCGAGGTTGTTTTTATTTTGGTTGATTCCAGAATTGAGGGTTATCCCAATATTATTTCAATTGACTATGCTCAGGGAAAGGGATCATGTCTGGTCGGGGCGCTGTGTGCATGGCAGAGTAAAACAGGTAGAATAGGTTTTATCGGCGGTAGCGAACTGCCTGTTATCAAGGATTTCCTGAACGGTTTCATTAAAGGCGTGGAATATTCAGGCAGGAAAGTTGATGTTATGGTCGATTTCGTACGTAAGGGAGAATCGGAAAAGGGATTCGAGGATCCGCAGCAGGCCAGCATTCTTGCCATGCGTATGTACGAGGCCGGGGCTGATATTATTTATGCTGTGGCCGGTTTGTCCGGTAACGGGATTATTCAGGCTGCATGCAAAACGGGAAATCTGGTGGTCGGCGTTGATTCAGATCAGGATTACATGGCTAAAGGAACGGTCCTGACCAGTATGATGAAAAGGATTGATGTAACTTTGCATAAAGAGGTTCTTGCTGTTCTAAACGGAACCTATGTACCCGGCCGCAAAGTGTACGGTCTGGCTGATCATGGTGTGGAGCTGACGAAAATGAAGTACAGCAGGCATCTTGTCTCACCGGTTGTGCTGGAAAAGCTCGATGAGCTCAAAGCGAAACTCATTTCCGGCAAAATTAACTTGAATTTTTCAGCTGAGTAA
- a CDS encoding response regulator: MGNFFRIRRRITYGLIGILAAVLLPLGYIFHELYYAGVHESIESKGNTVASMVAFSSSDAILNFQDYRLEELVENACSAKDIVSCAVFDHSGVLLHRFDEPDNKEAHRVLYVERRILKDGEYLGFVRVGIQDDSLSGSLEFVLIYILPLLFAVALVAGICLRMFIGRVVVSPMVKLAEQSGMAELGEPVVFEGTDRDDEIGSLAGSLERLSTRLSSMQADLDRRVAERTEELQGMNRILRDEVDGCRKTEQDLRSAFEELSFTVRELEKSKDKAETASRFKSQFLAMISHEIRTPMNAILGMGDLLLETDLDPEQMGYVEIFRGSGELLLKIIKDILDFVQIESGQIELVPVPFDPSRGVQSVCKSVAHSAHARDIEVICDIDPDIPAQVVGDSVRVRQILLNIVSNAVKFTSSGEVNVRLSIEESGDEYDRLLYTVRDTGIGIPEGRRENIFDSFVQADGTATREYGGVGLGLAASSRLAALMDGDIRFESESGKGSIFYFSIPFKKSVHKPVCSVADFSGTRVLLVDDNHTVREVLARRMKSFGIDVVVAADGNEGLGYLEAAHEHDSPYGLLLVDSDMPVMAGVDFLAKAQQKKLLPGRVAMMFSAGCNEDDRQNARMAGADYTLIKPVFDADLIRCLASVENSGSDRCKAGQGLSVLLVEDNEDHRKILELFILDTGAEITVAVDGLQAVQLFAENSYDLVFMDLDLPVLDGIAAVLRMRELELGSRRKRTMVIALAARAYSSNRLEAARAGCDGFISKPVKWDTIRSTVSAVAGGSGLPEDIIILE, encoded by the coding sequence ATGGGGAATTTTTTCAGGATCAGGCGCAGAATCACCTACGGACTCATAGGTATACTGGCAGCAGTTTTACTGCCGCTGGGATATATATTCCATGAGTTGTATTATGCCGGTGTTCATGAATCCATTGAATCAAAAGGGAATACTGTTGCGTCCATGGTTGCTTTTTCAAGCAGTGACGCAATTTTGAACTTTCAAGATTACAGGCTTGAAGAACTGGTTGAAAATGCCTGTTCCGCCAAGGATATAGTCTCATGCGCCGTATTCGACCACTCCGGTGTCTTGCTTCATCGGTTTGACGAACCGGACAACAAGGAAGCACACCGGGTTTTATATGTTGAAAGGCGGATTTTAAAAGACGGTGAGTATCTTGGTTTTGTGAGGGTCGGTATTCAGGATGATTCCCTTTCAGGGAGCCTTGAATTTGTATTGATCTATATTTTGCCCCTGCTTTTTGCCGTCGCACTGGTTGCCGGGATATGTTTGCGGATGTTTATCGGAAGAGTTGTTGTTTCACCCATGGTCAAGCTTGCGGAACAGAGCGGTATGGCTGAACTCGGTGAACCCGTGGTTTTTGAAGGAACTGACAGGGATGATGAGATCGGCAGTCTGGCCGGATCATTGGAGCGACTTTCTACCCGGTTATCAAGTATGCAGGCTGATCTGGACCGGAGAGTCGCCGAGCGCACTGAAGAATTACAGGGAATGAACCGTATACTCAGGGATGAAGTTGATGGTTGCCGTAAAACCGAGCAGGACCTGCGTTCAGCCTTTGAGGAATTGTCCTTCACAGTACGTGAGCTGGAAAAGTCCAAGGACAAAGCGGAGACAGCCAGCCGGTTCAAAAGCCAGTTTCTGGCCATGATCAGCCATGAGATCAGGACCCCCATGAATGCCATTCTCGGTATGGGAGACCTGCTGCTGGAAACGGATCTTGACCCGGAGCAGATGGGCTATGTTGAAATTTTTAGAGGATCAGGGGAACTGCTGCTGAAGATCATCAAGGATATTCTCGATTTTGTGCAGATTGAATCCGGGCAGATTGAACTTGTTCCGGTGCCTTTTGATCCCTCGCGCGGTGTGCAGAGTGTGTGTAAAAGTGTGGCTCATTCCGCCCATGCAAGGGACATTGAAGTCATTTGCGATATTGATCCGGATATTCCGGCACAGGTTGTTGGCGATTCCGTTCGGGTGCGCCAGATTTTGCTTAATATTGTTTCTAACGCCGTTAAATTCACCTCCAGCGGAGAGGTTAATGTCCGTTTGAGCATTGAAGAGTCCGGTGATGAGTATGACCGGTTGCTGTACACAGTCAGGGATACCGGGATTGGTATTCCTGAGGGGCGCCGGGAGAACATTTTTGACAGCTTTGTTCAGGCTGACGGAACCGCTACCCGTGAATACGGCGGGGTCGGACTAGGGCTTGCTGCATCTTCCCGGCTTGCAGCCCTTATGGACGGGGATATCCGTTTTGAAAGTGAAAGCGGCAAGGGAAGTATTTTTTATTTTTCTATTCCGTTCAAGAAATCAGTGCATAAACCAGTGTGCAGTGTGGCTGATTTTTCCGGGACACGGGTGCTGCTCGTGGATGACAACCATACCGTGCGCGAGGTGCTGGCCCGCAGGATGAAGTCTTTTGGTATTGATGTTGTTGTGGCTGCGGACGGCAATGAGGGGCTAGGTTATCTTGAAGCAGCCCACGAACATGACAGCCCGTACGGTCTTCTGCTTGTGGATAGTGATATGCCCGTAATGGCGGGGGTTGACTTCCTTGCAAAAGCACAGCAGAAAAAGTTGCTCCCCGGACGGGTGGCTATGATGTTTTCCGCCGGATGTAATGAAGATGATCGGCAGAATGCTCGTATGGCCGGAGCTGATTACACTTTGATAAAGCCTGTTTTTGATGCGGATTTGATTCGCTGTTTGGCTTCTGTGGAAAATTCCGGCAGTGACAGGTGTAAAGCCGGACAAGGGCTGAGTGTGCTGCTGGTTGAAGATAATGAAGATCATCGTAAAATTCTGGAGCTCTTCATCCTTGATACCGGGGCAGAAATAACTGTAGCTGTCGACGGTTTGCAGGCGGTGCAGCTCTTTGCAGAGAACAGTTACGATCTGGTTTTTATGGATCTGGATCTCCCGGTTCTGGACGGGATTGCGGCTGTACTGAGAATGCGTGAGTTGGAATTGGGAAGCCGGCGTAAGAGAACCATGGTCATCGCTCTTGCAGCACGGGCTTATAGTTCAAACAGGTTGGAAGCCGCCCGAGCAGGATGTGACGGCTTTATTTCCAAACCAGTGAAGTGGGATACCATAAGGTCGACGGTTTCGGCTGTTGCCGGAGGTTCCGGTCTCCCGGAAGATATTATAATTTTGGAGTAA
- the hydF gene encoding [FeFe] hydrogenase H-cluster maturation GTPase HydF yields the protein MSAEIESGSKLAIAIAGRSNVGKSSIIRALSGIESGEVNPVASEDDMYPLTRAEIQPLGPVTIYDTDAHVPGDDRARVIKDALYSVDVAVIVTDESGILDEERELTTLLLDRGIPCVMVFNKADIRRPSLADMEFCGSRGIRFVATSTVDGRGIERLKKSITALAPEENMLDPVLARDLMGKGDFVVCVVSEDPVSPKGRLGLPKSQVLREILDAGGIAVIVKEGELYQTISGHKRRPALVIADSEPIKKVIDIIPRDVSLTTFPILFARHKGNLEQLVRGANAIDNLQDGDKVLIVEACPHHPKAEDLGKEMIPARIAGYTDRNIIFESKTGCGLPIDLSEYQLVVHCGACMQERADMLRRIRDCDRQQVPITNYGLAVAKVDGTLQRLIEPFSKSEADEYKKLTGKINVYRGSNSQAMHLVVPAEIHPEKAVPFNLMYLFGDIEVTKLHIGFSSLPFARGGQQKIKKYVEENGYCFYKWPGRVLGADLGGLLDPEDENEV from the coding sequence ATGAGTGCTGAAATTGAAAGCGGTTCCAAGCTGGCAATTGCCATTGCCGGAAGGAGTAATGTCGGTAAGTCTTCAATTATCCGTGCTCTTTCAGGAATTGAAAGTGGCGAAGTAAATCCTGTCGCAAGCGAAGATGATATGTATCCCCTGACAAGGGCGGAAATCCAACCTCTGGGGCCGGTAACTATTTACGATACTGATGCGCATGTTCCCGGTGATGACCGGGCAAGGGTAATAAAAGATGCTCTGTACAGTGTTGATGTGGCTGTCATTGTTACTGATGAATCGGGTATCCTTGATGAAGAGCGTGAGTTGACAACACTTCTGCTTGATCGCGGAATTCCGTGTGTAATGGTTTTCAATAAAGCGGATATCAGAAGGCCAAGCCTTGCGGATATGGAGTTCTGCGGTTCGCGCGGAATTCGTTTTGTGGCAACTTCCACTGTGGACGGACGCGGTATTGAGCGGCTCAAGAAATCCATAACGGCTCTTGCTCCGGAAGAGAACATGCTTGACCCGGTGCTGGCCCGCGACCTTATGGGCAAGGGTGATTTCGTGGTCTGCGTGGTTTCCGAGGATCCGGTTTCGCCTAAGGGCAGGCTGGGGTTGCCTAAATCACAGGTCTTGCGTGAAATACTTGATGCCGGGGGAATCGCGGTTATTGTTAAAGAAGGTGAGCTTTACCAGACAATTTCAGGGCATAAGCGGCGCCCGGCCCTTGTTATCGCCGATTCCGAACCGATTAAAAAGGTAATTGACATAATCCCCCGAGATGTTTCTCTTACTACTTTTCCTATTCTTTTTGCCCGCCATAAAGGCAATCTGGAACAGCTTGTTCGGGGCGCGAATGCTATCGACAATCTGCAGGACGGGGACAAGGTGCTGATAGTTGAAGCCTGTCCCCATCATCCCAAGGCTGAAGATCTGGGCAAAGAGATGATTCCTGCGCGTATAGCCGGTTATACTGACCGCAATATAATTTTTGAATCCAAGACCGGATGCGGATTGCCTATTGATTTGTCTGAATACCAGTTGGTTGTCCATTGCGGTGCCTGCATGCAGGAAAGAGCGGACATGCTCCGCAGGATTAGGGATTGTGACCGCCAGCAGGTGCCTATCACCAACTACGGTTTGGCTGTGGCCAAGGTAGACGGGACCCTGCAGCGTCTGATTGAGCCATTTTCAAAAAGTGAAGCCGATGAATATAAAAAACTGACCGGGAAAATAAATGTATACCGGGGCAGCAATTCGCAGGCTATGCATCTGGTGGTTCCCGCCGAGATTCATCCCGAAAAGGCCGTGCCGTTCAACCTTATGTATCTTTTCGGGGACATTGAAGTCACTAAACTCCATATCGGTTTTTCTTCCTTGCCCTTTGCCCGCGGAGGTCAGCAGAAGATCAAGAAATACGTGGAGGAAAACGGGTATTGTTTTTACAAATGGCCCGGACGGGTTCTGGGGGCCGATTTAGGCGGTCTTCTTGATCCGGAAGATGAGAATGAAGTGTAA